One part of the Amphiura filiformis chromosome 5, Afil_fr2py, whole genome shotgun sequence genome encodes these proteins:
- the LOC140153662 gene encoding homeobox protein SIX1-like — protein sequence MLPSFGFTQEQVACVCEVLQQSGNIERLGRFLWSLPACEHLHKNESVLKAKGIVAFHRGNFRELYKLLESNNFSPHNHPKLQALWLKAHYIEAEKLRGRPLGAVGKYRVRRKFPLPRTIWDGEETSYCFKEKSRSILREWYSHNPYPSPREKRELAEATGLTTTQVSNWFKNRRQRDRAAEAKERESADHDNKGKLATPSTSSEEELAVNGKENLDSGDMGPLSHHQTSIMMSDMHGHGKPNLISPMTNLPPSSDPTGHHHSHSHHPHGLTPIHATDSVLQNSLQNSLLTPMSNNLVDLGS from the exons ATGTTACCGTCGTTTGGCTTCACACAGGAGCAGGTTGCATGCGTCTGCGAGGTGTTGCAGCAGTCGGGGAACATTGAACGGCTCGGTCGATTCCTCTGGTCTCTGCCGGCATGCGAGCATCTCCATAAGAATGAGAGCGTCCTGAAAGCTAAGGGAATAGTGGCCTTCCATAGAGGTAATTTCCGTGAACTCTACAAACTTTTGGAGAGCAATAATTTTTCTCCACACAACCATCCCAAGTTGCAAGCTCTCTGGCTGAAAGCACATTACATCGAAGCTGAAAAACTCCGCGGAAGACCGCTAGGTGCTGTCGGCAAGTACCGTGTGCGCAGAAAGTTCCCTCTGCCGCGTACAATTTGGGATGGTGAAGAAACTAGTTATTGCTTCAAAGAGAAATCAAGAAGCATCTTACGAGAATGGTATTCACATAATCCATACCCATCTCCAAGAGAAAAACGCGAATTGGCTGAAGCAACGGGACTCACAACAACACAAGTTAGCAACTGGTTCAAAAACAGAAGGCAGAGAGATAGAGCAGCCGAAGCAAAAGAACG GGAAAGTGCGGATCATGACAACAAAGGGAAGCTTGCGACACCCAGCACCAGCTCCGAGGAAGAATTGGCAGTGAATGGAAAAGAGAATCTTGACTCCGGTGACATGGGGCCGCTTTCCCACCATCAAACCTCTATCATGATGAGCGATATGCATGGCCATGGCAAACCCAATTTGATATCACCTATGACGAACTTACCTCCATCGTCCGACCCGACAGGTCATCACCACAGCCATAGTCACCATCCTCATGGTTTAACACCCATTCATGCTACGGACTCCGTGCTTCAGAATTCACTACAGAACTCCTTGTTGACTCCCATGTCCAACAACCTTGTGGATCTAGGTTCGTAG